TGGGTCAGCAAAGGCTCTGCTCATTGCAGTCCCTCAGGAAGCAGTTACCATCTTAAATGGTGTTGGTTACTGTACCAGAGTGAAGGAGAAACTCTGAAGGGTCTGGCACCAGCAATTCAATGCTCCAGCTCAGAACTGACATGTTACCTCCATTCTTAACTCATTGAACAGAACAAGTTATGTAGCTCCACCCAGCCACAAGGGCTACATAAAGCGTAATCTTGCTATTTGTCCAGAGGTGCAGAACCAGAAATATTTGGTCAACAACATTAATAACCACCATACATTTCCTGCTGCCTGTTCTGTGCCAGACCCTAAGCCAAGGGGCAGATacacagtgttccagtttgctaatgctgccttttcgaaaaacaccagaaagggattagcttttacaaaggggtttatttggttacacagttacagtctaaggccataaagtgtccaaggtaatgcatcgacaatcggggtaccttcactggaggatggcaatggtgtctggaaaacctctgttagctgggaaggccgtGGCTGGTGttgctctggagttctggattcaaaatggctttctccccaggacattcctctctaggctgcagttcctcaaagatgtcactcttagttgctcttggggtgtttgtcctctcttagcttctccggaccaaaagtctgatttcaacggctgtctccaaaatgtctctgtaagctacagctcctctctcaactcctgtgtgttcttcaaagtgtccctcttggctgtagctagcttgctccttctgtctgagcttatacagtgccctagtaaactaatcaaggcccatcctgaatgggtggggtcactcctccatggaaattacctaatcagagttatcacctacagttgggtgggtcacatctccatggaaacattcaatcaaagaattacagtctagtcaacacaaatacatctgccccacacaagactgcatcaaagataatagcatttgggtggacataatacattcaaaccagcaaacaCAGGAACGAGCTCACCACGACTGAGTACAGAGCCGGTGTGAGGGAACAAGGGCCCATACTCTATTGCCTTTCAGAACAAAGGACTGTCTAGACTAGGGTTTAGCAATTCAATTTCACATGGGGGCCAGTCTGTCCACACCAAGAGTGCTGTGCTTAGGTGTGGGCGCTGTACCTAATGGGGCACTGATGAACTGGAGGTGGTACAGAGGCAGATAAACAGGATGGGGAGATTTTAAATAGTTCAGTCCCACTTAATATTTAGGAACAGCCTACCACATGTCAGGCCCAGTGTTATGAACTAGAGATACAGAAGGAAACAAGCAGACACAGCTCTATCCTTGTGAAGCCTACGGCCTGGAGGGGAAGTTAAAGGAATTGGGGATAATTCCCCTGGAGAAGAAAGCTCATGGAGGACAGactgtgaaaataataataataataataataatttactcTGTACTGACACTATGCTCAATGCTTTACCTGGCATTATGTCTTAATTCTTCTAACACTCTGAGGTAGATACTATAAATGTCCTTGTTTCATGTTATgaagctgaggctcaggaaggttaagtaacttagCCACTACACCATGTAGATTTATTTTCTGTGGTCCAGAAGTCTACTGAATGAGAATGTGCTTAAAAAGGCTAACACAGTATTGGCACTATACATAAGTTGTGAGTAAATGTTTCTTTCCCAGTCTCTGAAGACATTCAAGAACAGGCTGTATGATCACACTATATTGTGGCTGCTAGAGATGGTAACCAGGTATCAGATGAGCAGCCACACTGCACGGGTCTTTCAACCATGAGAATATAGCTTAAGTTTTCTTGGAATAATTATTTCCCTTATTGGCAGTAATACTTCAAGGTAATTATCAACCACTCCCTACCCACCATATCCTTATAAGATACAATAGCAGTGTTAGCTCCAATGGATGGGACACTTAAGGCCTAGAAAGGAAATGGGCCAAATAATGGGTGGACAAACCATCTATCAGCTAATATTGACTCAGTGTCCGTGTTGTGTAAAGTACATTGTTTGAACTCCAAAGTGAGTGTGCACAGCAGGAAGAGATCCTGAGAAAGGAGCTTCAATTTAAGATCTAGTCCTGGCTTTGTCATTaatttactgtgtgaccttgagcaagttttcTCCTAAACCTTGGTTTTATCTTATtcagtgagggcataggaatgtATGACTAGAGTCCCTTTCAGCTTGAACAATTGATATAAATTATTTGCAGAGTCAAAAGTCAAACCTCAACTTTACTTCCCAAAAGTCAGTGAGGCCACAGAACCCTGGAAGCTCAAAAGGACGTTCGATATGATATTGTCTAAGGTTGTGCTATCCAATAAAGCAATCACTAGCCACATGAGCTGTTgcacacttgaaatgtggctcatCCAAAAGGAGGTGGGCTcgaagtgtaaaatacacaccagatttcgaAGACTTAGTAAGTatgaaaaacagaatgtaaaatatctcattaataatatttttatatttgatgatatttttggatatattggggtaattaaaatatattattaaaattgatgtcactgtttctttttaacttttcaatgtggctactagaaaatgtaaaattacaatcTGGCTCACGtcatatttctattggacagcactggtcTAAGGGAAAACTGAAGCCTAAAGAGGGTAAAATACTTACTCTCATAACCGGGTCTGGAACCATGGTTACTTGACTTCTCACTCCAGACTCTTTCCTTAGTCTGTGGTACCCACCTTCAAGATGGCCCCTAATGATCCTCACTTCCTGTTGCCTTTATATAATCCCTTCCATACTGAAAAGGGCTAACCTGTTAAGATACTGCTGAAATTACTGTGTGACTTCTGAGGTTAGGGCATAAAAGACATCAGTTTCCACCTTGTCTTTATCTGTGACAACTTGCTCTTGGGGAAGCCAGATGCCCTGTTGTAAgagcattccagcagcactatgGAGAGGTCCACACGGTGAGGACTTGAGGCCTCCTGTCAACAACCAGCACTCATCAGCATGTGCGTGAGCTATGTTGGAAGCTATGTTGGAAGCTGGTTATCCTGCCCCAGTCAAGCATTCAGAGGACAGCAGCTCCAGCTCACATTTTGACTACAATCTTAGGAGTGGACCCAacccagaaccacccagctaagcctCTCTCAAATTGCTGCCCTGCAGAAaagatatgaaataataaatgtttattgttgtttCAAGTTGGTTTGGGGTAATTTGGTACATAGCAATAGGTAACCAATTTTCAAACTTAGAGATCTTATAtaggaaaattcatttttatctctGGAATTTTCACACTGTGGGAGATTATTCTTGTCTTTCCCTCTGCTTCTGGCCTAGTTTAGGTTACCCCAACTAAAAGTAGCTGAATTATCAGGCTTGGAGGATCTAATCCAGGAAGACAGGATCCCATTTTATTCTTCGAAGACgtttttccctcttccctttaTTGTAGAATGCACCCAGGCCTCTTGGAAATGAAAGGGCACCACAAAAGATCACCTTCACCTGGGCATTCCAGAAATTTGATTTCTTCCACATGAAAAGAACTGGAGCCCAAGGACTGCACAATTAGATACAGTATCAAGGAAGTAACAAATAATTGAGAAATGACAATCTTTGGTATTttaaagcaatgggaatttattagcttatggttttgaggataaaagaaagtccaaatcatcAAGTCCctttttcccagaagactgtggcattctgtagctaactgctggcaatccttggctcctctgtcacatggcaaggcacacagcaGCGTCTCCTgggctctcttttctcttcttggttctgttgATGTCCAACCTCTTGTttcatgtggctttctctccctctgtctgtatttcattccacttagaaagaactccagtaacagtaagattaagacccatcctgactaaggtgggtcacaccttaattgaagtagccttatcaaaaggcCCTCCTCatcaagggttcacacccacaggaatggactagatttaagaacgtgttttttgagatacatacagcttcaaaccatcacatataGCATCTTTCTCTAAACTGAGAAACTGGTGTCTATAATAATGATAAGCTCatatttatatagtgtgtgaTGCTTTTTTAGTGTTTTCACATCTAGTATCCCTGGCGTAGGTAAGGAAGAGAGAAACAACCAGAATACATACGGGAACCATGGCTCAGAATTTATGACTTGCCCTAATCTCACAGCCAGTGAATGACAGGGCTGGGTCTAGAATCTCAGTTCCAGTGACCCTGTCAGCCTTGGTGCTTTCCAAGGCAGGACCACCTGGCTGTAATAACAGGAGTGCCTTCAGCTGGGGCTGTCCTCTGAGGTCAATGTGCAGTTGTAGGTCTCCTTAAAGGCCTCAAGGAAAGCTGGCATTACTTCATCCACAGTGACATGCCTCTGGAGCTCCTTACTCAGGGAAGTGACGCCTGTCCCCACCAACCCACAGGGCACAATGTGCTCAAACCACATCAAATCCGTAGAGCAATTTAGAGCCAGGCCGTGAGACGTGACGTGCCTTCCACAGCGGACTCCTGTAACACAAATCAAAGAGTCTTAGAATAGATGCCCTTCCCTCACCTGGCTGCTGGATCCCCCTTAATGCAATGGGTGGACTGGACTAGATCGATAATTTTCCAACTATTTCTGGAGCACCCAAAGGGTTGTGCACAAATTGTTAATGGGGTTTCAGATATGTCTTGATACAGAGATTCTGTtggttaagaaaaataaatacgaAACCTACTAAGCCGACCTTATTGTTCTGACATTTTCATTCACCGGAAGTAATCTGACAAGTCCCTTTCTGGTGTTCTCTACGTCCGTAAAAAATACTGTTGGATTAGACGACTTCTTGAAAGCCCTCTGGCTCTGCATATAAGATATCTGTGAAAAGGCTTTAAAACCTTAAATGCAGCTGGTAGTTGTAATTCAAAGCCGGTGCCAGATACCCTTTTCCCCCACACCGAGCTCCGCAACTCAGCCCTCCATTGGTCTAGCACCGCCAGGTCCCCGCCTCCAACTCCCTAGCTCCGCCCTCAACCCCCGCCCACCACGCTCACCGATCGCGCATATTTGCGCTCTTCCAACCAGACGCCGGGTTTAGGGCGGTGGCCGCGCGGCGGGCGGCCTGCAGGCCCTGGAGCTCGCACAGGCGCACAGCGCACGCCTCAGTGCCGCTACGTGGGTGCGCAGGCGCAGGACGCGACGCCGCACAGGTCGAGCACCGGGTGGCAGAGCAAACTGTCCTGGGCCATGGAAGGTGGCCAGGCCACCGCGGCCTATGGAGCGGACCTCGGCACCCAATGCCCGCAGCCGCGCCGACTCCTCGGGCTTCAGGCCGCCGCGCAACCCGACCGTGTATACGGGCCGCGCGGGCTCGCTGAGCAAGAGCGCGCCCGCCCGAGTCGCTGGCCGGGCCTCGGTTCCTGGCTCGGCCTGCAGCCGCCGGAGCCATCGCTCCTGCTGCTCCAGCATTTCCGCATAGGACACTCGGCCCAGCCGCACCAGTTGCACTGCCGGCAGCCGCATCGCGCCAGTTGTGGCCTCCGCCGGCCCGCGTCCCTGGCCTGGGACGTGCCGGGAGGGGCGGAGACTTGGAGCCAGGCCCAGCCCCGAACCTCCGCACTTAAGTGCCTGTTACAAACTCGTGGGATACTGTGACACTAGGCCCCCACAGGGTATGGTTCCTCAATTCAGTCATTTCAGCAACCAGTATTTACCTGTCTGTGCTTTGCAGGCCCTGCCCGAGTCGCTTGATACAGCGGTGCGCAATGTTCTAGAAAAGAAAGATCTGTCTTGGTAACCTTGCATTCTAGTGGGGAGTGCAGACGatgagaaaggattaaaaaataaggtTATTTCAcatagtgataagtgctatgaaaagaaaaataaaacagggcaaTGTGGTGTGTCCTGGGTGAGTATCCAGTGAAACAGACTCTGAGAAAGAGATTACTGTGCAGGTTTGTGGGGGCGGGGAGTGGTGGTGATTCAAGAACAATACTTGTGAGAGTGATGGAAGCAGGATCAgtcagagggagaagttgaactgCAAAACAATTGCagcattcaaatactatttcctgagttttttggtgccccttaaatttggggcccaaggcaaatgcctcactatccttccctgctttaaaacctgaagcacactttttcactttaattattattctggttatttttgtgcatgtggtaatgagggtgttggggattgattttggtgatgaatgtacaactatgtaacagtactgtgaacaatcgaatgtatgatttgttttatatgactgtgtggtatgtgaatatatcaataaaatgaatattaaaaaaaaataaaaaaataaaaaaaaataaaaaaatgaaaaaaaaaaattgcagcagAGGTCTTAGTCAATTGTAAGGGATACTCTGAGCCTGTAATGGCCCTTCAGAGATGTTCCAAATTAAAGCAAGGGGGCAAGAAATTTATATCCAGTCTCGATACAGCCTGCGCTTTGGCAAGGGGGCTTCCCTCTATGGCTTGCAAATCCCAGACACGGTCTCAGTTATTATCTATCAGCACCAATTCCCAGAAGCTGGGGGAATGACTGGCTTGGTTCTAGGGGCAGATCTGAACAGCACAACACAGCATCTATTATATTGTAGTTGGGGTGTCATTTAAACAGCTCTGAATTCATTCAGTAAACTTTTACTATATTGGGCCCATTGCTAAGGACAGACAAGGCTAGCCCATCCCTGTGTCTTTAAATAGCCCAAATTTCATGCCTTCAATCTATCCTCTGAATCTATTTTCCATCCTGCAACCATGGATTGCTcagttgaaaagaaaaagaaaaggagagatggaaagaatTTTAAGTATGCAGAGAAGTATAAAGAATAATATGGCAAATAACATTCCAAGTTTCCATATATTTGCTTCAggtcttttttagttttaaagaaataaaatactataggaaaaaagcaagattttttaaaaaagcctaaaTAGTATGCTACCAGTTttgcaaaactgaagaaaaatattgGTACTGTTTTTTGCTTATGTATGCATGAAACATGTTTAGCGGCTATGCAAGACACTGATGACATTGCTTGCTCCCCTAGGTGGCTGGGAGACATTTTGTAAACTTTCACTTGAAAATCATAAGCAAATATTaggaaattgaatccagcaatttATAAAAGGattaatacatcatgaccaagtagtctttatcccaggaatgcaagattgatttaacattataaaatcaaaaaggaagaaaaaaccatattattattttaacagaTGCAGAGAAAGCAGTTGACAAAAATTGACACCTATTCAGACTAAAACTTTCAGCAAACCTGGAATACAAGAGAAATTCCCAAGTCTGATGAAGGGCATGGCATCAGTCAGGGTTCAGACAAAAGGGAGAAACTACACaagtaagtttttaaattaaatttactttgagaaaataaatacatactcaaatgcagttgtaagaaataatgcagGGAGATCCAGTGCATCCTTTACCCAGTTTTCTTCATtgataacatcttgcaaaactatagtacagtatcacaaccaggatattacAGCGATACAATttagatacagaacatttccatcaccacaaggatccctcaTGTTGCTTCCCCGCTATACCCTGGCAACCACTAGTGTGtgttatttaaatggaatcaaacagtatgtaaccttttggaattggctttttttcactgagcataattctctggagactTATGCaggttgttgtatgtatcagtagttcattctttttttcctgctgtaCCAAAAGTTTAGCTATTCACCCATTAAAGAATACGTGGGATGTAGAAACTAGAAAGTTTTCAGATACTACAAATAAAGCTCCTGTAAACATTTGTTTACAGATTTTTACAttaacataagttttcatttctctgggataagtgCCCAGGAGTGCAACTGTGGTCTTGAATGGTAGTTGcatgtttactttttaaagaaactaccaaacagctttccagagtggctgtgccattttacattctcaccaaccaTATATAAACAATCCAGTTTATTTGCATCATTGCCAGCATTTGTATTGTCACTGCTGTTTATTTTAGTCATCTCATAGGtgtgttgtggttttaattttcagttccctATAGCTAATTACGTTGGgtgtcttttcatatgcttattttccatctgtatatcctcttcaaTGAAATACTTGTTCTTCTCTTTTGCCCGTTTTCTAATTGgatagtttattttttcttttttttttaaattaagagaagttgtaggtttacagaaaaatcatgcataaaatatagagttcccatatactatttatgatagtttgaagctgttatgtaccccagaaaatcatattctttagctaatccattcctgtggttgtaaatttattgtgggtgggaccttttgattaggttatttgaATTGAAGTGTGcctcaggtgggtcttaatcctcttactggagtcctttataagaggatgaaattcaaagaaagaaacagaaagacccagaagacagaaagaaacagaggctaaaagagaaagacacagaagctgagagagcaagccccagaaaaggagaggaagccactgaagccagaagctggaagcaacgatcccagaagagaaaggagagaccagcagacactgccatgtgcctggccatctGACAGAGTCCAGGTTCAtctggatgatgccttgatttggacattttcatggcctcagaactacagtataaacttgtaaactaataaattcccattgttaaaagccagcccatttctagtatattgcattttggctgCTTTAGCGAACTAAAaaactaccctattattaacaccttgcattagtgtggtacgtttgttacaagtgatgacatttttacaactgtactattaactgtatagTCCATGGCTTACtttagggtttactgtttatGTTGTACGGTCCTAttggtttttttaatgcaattttattcagatatattgaaacaccatacagtccatccaaagtataccatcgGTGGCTCCCAGCATCgccacatagttatgcaatcatcacgacaatttctaacattttcattactccaataataagaagaagataaaacaaaaatataaaggaaaacccAAGgtatcccataccctttatctccCCCGCCCACCAttttgacccctagtattggtgtggtacatttgttactgctgatgaaagaatataatgATATTCTTATACTCCatattttgcaataggtacatcTTCTCCctaattccttgtaatagtgtcatacgtttgttccagttcatgagaacttttttatatttgtactgttaatcacagtcaccagaagattcattgtgttatacattcccatgttttcacctctagttttccttttagTCACACACATGACCCAAACTACCCCTTTCAACCCCATTcgcaattcagcactattaattatactcacaataacatgctactgtctaTCTATTACCAAATGtgtaagttcaacctagttagacattctgcacatattaagcaactgctccccattctctagcctcatgctatcccctggtaacctatgttatagattttatgtctgtgagtctatatataataaatagttaatgttagtgagatcatacaatagctgtccttttatgtctgacttatttcactgaacgtaacgtcttcaagattcatccatgttgtattcttcagaacttcattcattcttactgctgaataatattccatcataggtaaacaccacattttgtttatccattcatctgttgatggacatttgggttgtttccatcttggctattgtgaataatgctgctatgaacattggtgtgcaagtgtctgttcacgttcctgctttcagatcatctggGTATGTACctggtaatgggattgctggatcatatggcagtgctatacttaacttcctgaagaactgccaaactcttccacagtggctgtaccattttacattcccaccagcagtgagtaagtattcctatttcttcatatcctttccaacacttgtagtttcctgtttgtttaatagcggccattctagtaggtgtgaagtgatatctcattgtggttttgatttgcatttctctaatagctagtgaagctgagcatctttaaaatttattctagtaacatatgcaacttaaagtttctccttttacaaatatatagttcagtgttgttaattacattcataatattgtggcaacatcaccaccatccattgccaaaacttttctatcattccaaatagaaattctgtataatttaagcagTAACTCTCCATTCCTTGTTcctaccctggcccctggtaacctgcaatcTAGTTtctgtgagtttacttattctaattatttcaaatcagtgacattatacaacatttgtccttttgtgtctggcttacttcattcaacatgtcttcagggttcacccatgtgtcgcatgtatcagaacttcattcttttttatggctgaataatagtcattccattgtgtatttatatctcattttgtatatccattcatcagttgacagacaTATGgattgctcccatcttttggaaattgtgactAATGCCACTATGGCTATTGGTATGCagatacctgtttgagtccctgtgctcaatccttttaaatatatatatctagtaatgggattgtccgctcatttggtaattctatacttaactttttgaggaacccccaaactgtcttctacagtagttgcaccatttacattcccaccaataatgaatgagtattgttatttctccacatcctctccaatacttgttattttcctttttttctttttaatagtacCCATTCTAGCgggtgagaaatggtatctcattgtggttttgatttgcatttccctgatggctaatgatgttaagcatcttttcgtgtgctttttgggcatttacatatattctttggagaaatgtcttttcaagtcttttgcggattaaaaatttttttttgtctttttattgttgagttgtaggatttctttatatattccagacattaaacccttatcagatatgtggttatGAAATATTTCTCCTATTCTAATggcttttgttttactttcatg
This genomic stretch from Choloepus didactylus isolate mChoDid1 chromosome 6, mChoDid1.pri, whole genome shotgun sequence harbors:
- the LIPT2 gene encoding LOW QUALITY PROTEIN: putative lipoyltransferase 2, mitochondrial (The sequence of the model RefSeq protein was modified relative to this genomic sequence to represent the inferred CDS: substituted 2 bases at 2 genomic stop codons); translated protein: MRLPAVQLVRLGRVSYAEMLEQQERWLRRLQAEPGTEARPATRAGALLLSEPARPVYTVGLRGGLKPEESARLRALGAEESAVEGTSRLTAWLXIALRIXCGLSTLCPVGWWGQASLP